The sequence TAAAACGTTAGCGATACGGCTATGTAGCCTGCCTTGCTACCCTAGAAGCTGTGAgccattaaaaaaaaaaaaaaaaaaaaaaaaagaacaatctAACGATCTTGATCACTACCGTAGTTAATTACTTAGTGAGAGGCTATTAGCAGCGATCCTGGCAGGTATAATGTCACTGCAAACGGCAATGCTTGAATGTTGGTGGTCGTCTTCTACCCGATATTGCTCAATGGCTCACGCCATTGTTATGGCCGTCATGAGCGGTGTTTAGTAAATTGAATCATTTGCAGCTATTTTGAGTGGGAGCCTTCATGTGATCACTTTAGAGCTATGAGAAATGGTAAATTGTAAAGTTGATGataaaaaaggtaatttttcttttggaatGCGAGCTGATTGAACAGGTGGGATCAAGGGGATTGCTCTACAAATTGATCTACGCTTTGCGGTTATTGTAATAGCTAAGCTAGCCGACTGTGTGGGCGTGCACCTTTACTCTATCGTTCCTGTGGCTGAGTTTGTCTCAATGGTATCTGCGGAAGATTTGACACTGTCATTCTTCCATAGCTCCCCGAAATACGATCCTGGAGTCTCAATCAACGCTTGTGGAGTACCCGACTCAACTAGCCTACCCCCATCTAGGACAATCACACGATCAGAGTAGTCCACAACCGTTTGCAGGCGATGTGACACTGCAATTACGGTGTAGTTCTCGAACTCAGCCTTGATAATCTCTTGTAGGCGTCGATCCGTGTCGTGGTCGATGCTACTGCTCACCTCATCCAACAAGAGCACGCCTCCATCTTTTCCTTGTCTAGCATTTGAACCCTTGATCCTTTTCCGTAAGATGGCGCGTCCGAGACAGAACAATTGCCTCTCACCCATGCTAAGGTCATCGGCCTTCATACAAGCGTCTAGCCCTGCTCGGCTATTTACAAACTTGGCAAGGCCAACTACCTCAAGGACGGACAGACATGCGGCCTCTGTGGCTTCGGAACGCGGATCAATGTTCATTTTGATGGTATTTCCATCAGGTAAGAATATGGCTTCCTGGGATAAGGCTATAATTCTCTGTCGAAGCATACCACGTTTGATCTGGGAGAGCGGAACATGGTCTATCGTTAATATCCCCGACGGATTATTGAGTGGGTCGAGGAGACGCAGGAGAAGTAGCATTAGAGTAGATTTACCACTTCCAGTACGGCCACATACGGCGATCTTTTGTCTTGCTGGAATGCTCAGGCTCAAATCATGCAAGACCAAGTCCACAGGGGGCTGAGATGACACGGGCGGTGAGACGGAGCTCGCAACCCTTGAAACGTACGAGGCAGATACGTGCTTCAACTCGACGGCTCCACTAGttggccaagatggaggaggctCGAGGTCATCGGTTACCCTGTCTTCGGGCGTTACCGTGGCCGAGAACGTCCTCAAACGACTTACAGCCCCTATACAGGTTTCCAGGTCTGTGTAATTTTGCACAAGCtcggagagagaagagccaaAAGACAGCAGACTGACCAAGCTCGTTCCTGCCAGGCCCACATTGGAGCCAAGCTGTGTGGCCAACGAGACAAGCAGAAGAGCCAAGCCAGCAACTATAAGTTGCATGGCCACACGGAGCCACTGTTGAATCATGGCCAGCAAGTAAGCTGGTTGTTGAGATTTGTCAAGCAGGTTATCGTTATGATCAATGTCGTAAGTGGTCCACCTAAATGCACGGACGGTGGCAATTCCTTTTGTGGTGTCGAGGAAATGGGTGCTGTAGAAGGTTAGCTGCCAAAATTACTAGTAGAGTAACCGTAGGTTCTAGTGCCACACTTACTAGAGAGGGCTTTTAGCTTCTAGGTCGAGAAGCCGCATTTGCCTCGATGTTTTGAGATAGAAACGCTGCACGATGTACAGTGTCGCAAACAAAAATGGGAATACGATGGCAAGATATGGGGCGGCAGTTGCAATGACAATCACCATTCCAAAAGCTTCAGTCGCGGTAAGGGcaacagagaagaaagcaaataGCAGGTCGCCATCGATCAAAGTTAGATCTTGGGAGAAATGATTGGTAATGACACCAACGTCAGTAGTCGTGAGATACCTCAACGGAGCTGTGACAACGGTATTCAAGGCTGCCTTGTGCAAGGCAGCTCCAGCGTAGGTAGtcatggagatgaagatCTCAATTGCGCTAAGGATCCATGAGACAAGGAACATGGACTGGAGCAATGCGTAGATTCCAATGTAGAAACCTCGCTCATGACCAAAGGAATCTTGAGACCAGTAGTTCAACCAGATGACACCAAAATTGGAACTGAATCCGTGAATGATGGCCCAGATAGCCAAGGACATTGCTGAGAACGGACGCATGCTTTTGAACCAATGTTTGTACACAGCCCAGTCTCCAGACCCGCGAGCTGAGTTGTCTGGTGATCCTGTATCTGAGCTTGGTGACACGGTAACAGAATCTTCTGGAAGGCTTGGCTCTAGACTACTTGATTTTGAAGCGCTCTTCTCTGAGGCCGACGTTTCCTGGACTGTGGTGACAGTCATCTTGATGCCAAGCTTTTGAACGTACTCGTTGCTTTCTATAAGCCGCTCGAAAGGGCCTTGTTCAACCTTTGTCCCGTTGTCTCCAAGGACAATAACATGATCTGCCGCTGGCAGATGACCCACAGAGTGGGTGCAGAGCACTGCAGTAATGCCATTTCTTCTAACGAAACCGTCGGATCCAAAGACGCGTTGGAATATTATCGAAGCCGTGCTTGTATCGAGTCCGCTCAATACATCATCAAAGATGAGAGTCTCAGCCTCGGAGTATAGCGCTCTGGCTATGGCTACACGCTGCTTCTGACCTCCACTCAAAGTGGAGCCACTGCTTCCCATCATGGTGTCACTACCACGTTCGAGGGTGAGGATATCAACGTCAAGGAGCGTAGCCGCAATAATTTCGTCAAATTTCTTTTGACTGAAGTTGGAGCGACCAATAATGTTGTGTTTGAGGGTTTCGTTATAGAGAAAGGGTTCTTGTTGACAGTAGCCGATCCTGCTTCTGCGGGGCAGAAAAACAGAGACCTTGCCAGAATGAACAGGAGTCTCGCCCAGCAGAACCTTGCATAACGTCGACTTGCCTGAAGCAATGGGACCAATGACAATAGTCAATGCCTTCAGCGGAACTTCGCAGCTCATATTGGTCAAAACTGATTTATCGACTGCCCATCCAAAAGTTCCATCTTCAATCTTGAAGGCCAAGctgctttgcttttcctCGTGTGAGCGATCCGCACTCTCTTCTATGCCCGGTTCAGATACCCAAGAACGAAAATCAACCCTTGGATCCGAAATGAGAAAGCTTCGGATGCGCCCAATACAGGTGAAAGCCGCAATTACCATTGGAATATTGTTAAAAATGATTGTGAATGGTAGCGTGATCAGAATGATGTACGAGTAGGATGTGAAGATACCCGACACGCTCAATCGGGAATCAGCGgtaaaagcaaaagttatGAGTGGCGAGAAGGCTGAAGGCACGGCGCCAAGTGCAATGGTACAGATAACAAGCCAACGAAAGCGTAGGCCAGTACGAATCTCCCTTTCTCGAAGGCTCTGAATAATGGAGCCCATAACTTCTGCAAGGCCTGAAATCTTGTACGACTTCATCTTGGCGACTGCTGTAGCAGTTGCGCTGACACGCTTCTCAATCTCTGTCATCCAAGACCCTAGGCGCTTATCAATAGGCTTGCCCAGTGCCGTCGTCAATACACAGCAGACGGCGATAACAACAATAGGTGAGACAAATGCAACTCCAACTTGGCGCTGCAGAAGAAAGCAACCAATGGCTACCTGCGAAGTTATTGCCCACATTTCATGGATTACTCGAAAGCCAGCTACGACACGATCAAGGTCAGTGCTCATGAGGGTGATGGCTGTATCCGCTTTGCCAGCGCCCAGGCTAATTTCGGTGGTCTTTCGAAAAATAGCAGTGTGGAGAGTGGAGCGAAGCATGTAGACAAATCTTTGGTTGTAGTACTGGTACACTCCGGAGGAGATTGCAATGCCGGCGTAGATGAGCAGAGAAGCTATAATGAGGCCGTATCCGTGATTTTTATTGCGCAAATCCTCTGGCGTCCCCAAAAATTCCAGCATGCTGTCAATAAAGAATGGCTGGCAGAGCTTCAAAGCGAGTAGAAGCAGGCGGGGTAGAATCGGGTACAGAAAGGGGCCAAGCATTGCCCAGCATATGCTCTTTAGGGGGATCAATTCCAAGCTTTGTTGATCAGTTGCAGCTTCAAGCTGGCCGATAGACGTGAGCTTGTTGTGAAGTTGTCTTGCTTTCATGCTGGCATCGAGGGGATACAAGTCGTCAGTTGAGATTGTCCCGCGATACCCACGGAAAAGCAGCGAGTTGAGCCATGAGAAGACACCAATGCCGAAAATTCCACTCGTGACTTCTGGACTGTGTTTGGGTTCCTGGTTGCCCTTCAATTTTGACTTTGGGATGGCCTCCAAGAAAAAGTTGACGGTTTTAATGGCGACGGCGAGCGTGAAGACAATGGAAAGAGTTCTGTGGTGCGAGAGCCAGATTGTACGGGCTTGTACGATGTCAAAGAGCAGTGTGGAAAATAGATAGGACTCTAAAAGAATAGAGGGTTTCAGGGATCGAGAATGTTCGATGCCAAGTATTGAAGCTAGCaaggtgatgatggctgCTCCTAGCGAGAGGGAATAGGCAGCAGTTTCGGGATGCTTGGCTAGAACTACTAGGACTGCGATCTGAGTGGCGGAAAAGCCAGAAAACAGGATCTATGTAGATGTTAACGCGTCTTACTGGTAGCCCTCGCATTTACTCTGACTTTTAACTCACGACTTTAACGTTGCGGAGTAAGATGTTGGCTGTCATGTGTGGTTGTCGCGACAGATTGACTAGACGAATCGCAGCGAGTATCGCAAAGCAGGCGCTGGGCAAGATGGACAGCATGGTTTTTTCAAAGGTGATGGTAAAATCAAAGTTGCCTCTACAGCCCTTGACGACTGGCCCAAAGGCGTCGTCATTTGCGCAGACAGAAACACTCATGGCGTTGAGCATGGACGATACTCAGTGCAAAGGAAGCAAACACAGAATCCAAGTCGGATAGCAAACTGTGAAAGGCTAAGTGGTAGCCAGGTTCACGCTGGCTTTCCAATTGACTGCATTTGCTAACTTCACCGCCATCGGAACCAAAAGTCCCTGGTTTAAATTAGCAAGAAGGGATGAACCGCAGCCCAAGCAGCAAGTCGGCGAGGATTTGCTGTTAGCGTGTTTGCTCGTGGTTTTGTCATGAAGCCAGCCAACCAACTGGTCAATCAGCCGGGGTCCCTCCTGACGACGGAAAATGGCATGTTTGCGGGCGGGATCCACcgtttatagtataatattagcGGACTCCACAGAGACTTGTGGAGATCCGCAGCAAGGGCCAGCGTCAGACGAGCCGTCCCCATCCTTGTCCCCCATACGTGTGTACCGCACATACGTTCACCCCTCAACGACAGGGGTGCAGCTAAGAGCTCTGCCGTTGGCCAGCCCTCGCCTGTCGACTGAATAATCCCAAGTCTCTTGGTCTGTCTGCTCGGTGGCCCTGCACGCACTATTCGAGACGTCTGACTGAGGTCTCGTATGTTCGGTGCTTGATAACAACTAAAGTAACTGATCCGGCACCACACCATGAGCCATATCCTCCCATGAACGCGAACATCTTGCGTGACTACGTCTTatattctttcttcaccGGCTTAATAGCTACACGAAGCTGAATCAATACTCTTACATTCTATATCTATTTGAAAATTTATCTCTGCCATGACACTCCGCGGTTCTCATCGTCAGTCAAAGCTGTACTGGCAAAATGCTCTGGCTGACTTCAATGCCGCGACATTTCCGCATCTCAAATTGCCCGATCAGAACCCCAAGGCCAATGATATATTCACCTACCATATATCTACACATACTCACCTGAAAATGCCCCCCAATGCCACCATTCCTGTCTTAATCTGGGCGTCATGGGGGTTGGTTATTGGATGCCTGACCAACTCGGACGACGTCATCTTTGGCGTTGCAGTATCTGGAGAAAATGCTTCCATTGATGGCACAAATAGTCTTGTCGAACAGGGAACAGCTGTTGCTCCCGTGAGGATAAACCTGAATCGTAATTCCACTATCGCAGACTATTTGAACCGCATTTATAAACAGGGCCGTGAAATGGCTCCCTTTGAGCACATAGGACTTGACAACATCGCCAACGTATCGCCAGATAGTCGCCAAGCTTCCGAGTTTCAAAGTCTTCTTATCATTCAAACGCGAGAAACTGGAAACCTCCAACTGCCATTGACTGGCTGGACGGGCCAGTCGCTCCTGCTACATATCCTTCACGATGCCGAATCAATCTCGATCAGTGCCACCTTTGACGCTACTGTCGTCGAGCCCTGGGTAGTTGAAGGAGCTTTGAAACAATTCGCGTCTCTTTTCCAGCAACTCCAGCAGTCTAGTGCTACTACAACACTGGCTGACCTTGAGTTGGTAACGCGCGATGATTTGGAAACAATATGGAGCTGGAATGGTAACACCTTACCATCTATAGATCTTTGCATCCATACTATTATCGAACAACATGCTCGCGATCAGCCAGAAGTAGTCTCTGTGCAAGCATGGGATGGACAGTTGACTTACAGCGAGTTGAATAAGCTATCTTCGGTTCTTGCCCACCGATTAGTGGAACTAGGCATCGGGCCTAATCAGCTGATCCCTTTGTGTTTCGAAAAGTCTATGTGGACAATAATTGCATTGCTTGGTGTTCTTAAAGCAGGCAGTGGATTTGTGCTCCTCGACCCTTCCCTCCCTCAAGAGCGATTGCGCACTATAGCTCATCAAACACACTCCAACTTTATACTCTCTTCCATATCTTCCCATTCTGTCAGCATGCAATTACTCGATAGAGTCATTGTAATTAATTCAGAATTCTTTGTCAACATATCTAGCGGGCCGCTGTTTGTACCGGAGCCAGACCCAGCCTCTGCCATGTATGT comes from Trichoderma asperellum chromosome 3, complete sequence and encodes:
- a CDS encoding uncharacterized protein (EggNog:ENOG41~antiSMASH:Cluster_3.1~SMCOG1000:ABC transporter ATP-binding protein~TransMembrane:16 (o36-55i67-92o98-118i130-149o155-173i270-291o311-334i384-403o409-428i488-513o525-550i894-914o926-947i1000-1021o1027-1047i1111-1131o)), which codes for MLNAMSVSVCANDDAFGPVVKGCRGNFDFTITFEKTMLSILPSACFAILAAIRLVNLSRQPHMTANILLRNVKVILFSGFSATQIAVLVVLAKHPETAAYSLSLGAAIITLLASILGIEHSRSLKPSILLESYLFSTLLFDIVQARTIWLSHHRTLSIVFTLAVAIKTVNFFLEAIPKSKLKGNQEPKHSPEVTSGIFGIGVFSWLNSLLFRGYRGTISTDDLYPLDASMKARQLHNKLTSIGQLEAATDQQSLELIPLKSICWAMLGPFLYPILPRLLLLALKLCQPFFIDSMLEFLGTPEDLRNKNHGYGLIIASLLIYAGIAISSGVYQYYNQRFVYMLRSTLHTAIFRKTTEISLGAGKADTAITLMSTDLDRVVAGFRVIHEMWAITSQVAIGCFLLQRQVGVAFVSPIVVIAVCCVLTTALGKPIDKRLGSWMTEIEKRVSATATAVAKMKSYKISGLAEVMGSIIQSLREREIRTGLRFRWLVICTIALGAVPSAFSPLITFAFTADSRLSVSGIFTSYSYIILITLPFTIIFNNIPMVIAAFTCIGRIRSFLISDPRVDFRSWVSEPGIEESADRSHEEKQSSLAFKIEDGTFGWAVDKSVLTNMSCEVPLKALTIVIGPIASGKSTLCKVLLGETPVHSGKVSVFLPRRSRIGYCQQEPFLYNETLKHNIIGRSNFSQKKFDEIIAATLLDVDILTLERGSDTMMGSSGSTLSGGQKQRVAIARALYSEAETLIFDDVLSGLDTSTASIIFQRVFGSDGFVRRNGITAVLCTHSVGHLPAADHVIVLGDNGTKVEQGPFERLIESNEYVQKLGIKMTVTTVQETSASEKSASKSSSLEPSLPEDSVTVSPSSDTGSPDNSARGSGDWAVYKHWFKSMRPFSAMSLAIWAIIHGFSSNFGVIWLNYWSQDSFGHERGFYIGIYALLQSMFLVSWILSAIEIFISMTTYAGAALHKAALNTVVTAPLRYLTTTDVGVITNHFSQDLTLIDGDLLFAFFSVALTATEAFGMVIVIATAAPYLAIVFPFLFATLYIVQRFYLKTSRQMRLLDLEAKSPLYTHFLDTTKGIATVRAFRWTTYDIDHNDNLLDKSQQPAYLLAMIQQWLRVAMQLIVAGLALLLVSLATQLGSNVGLAGTSLVSLLSFGSSLSELVQNYTDLETCIGAVSRLRTFSATVTPEDRVTDDLEPPPSWPTSGAVELKHVSASYVSRVASSVSPPVSSQPPVDLVLHDLSLSIPARQKIAVCGRTGSGKSTLMLLLLRLLDPLNNPSGILTIDHVPLSQIKRGMLRQRIIALSQEAIFLPDGNTIKMNIDPRSEATEAACLSVLEVVGLAKFVNSRAGLDACMKADDLSMGERQLFCLGRAILRKRIKGSNARQGKDGGVLLLDEVSSSIDHDTDRRLQEIIKAEFENYTVIAVSHRLQTVVDYSDRVIVLDGGRLVESGTPQALIETPGSYFGELWKNDSVKSSADTIETNSATGTIE